A DNA window from Helianthus annuus cultivar XRQ/B chromosome 15, HanXRQr2.0-SUNRISE, whole genome shotgun sequence contains the following coding sequences:
- the LOC110911564 gene encoding dirigent protein 4: METINFAWLLLILAATLHAVKAKYHLSSHTVDVPTTIKETHLHFFMHDIISGNNPSSVIVAKANSTVIKESNNIVPFGAVYVFDDPLTEGPDPNSKVIGNGRGLYASVSRGSDLTLMFNGDLEFTSGEFNGSSISVVSRDPLVLVKELAVVGGRGKFRMAKGFVWTNAVYFNVTTGDAILEYNVTIFH; this comes from the coding sequence ATGGAAACAATTAACTTTGCATGGTTGCTTTTGATATTAGCTGCCACATTGCATGCAGTGAAAGCTAAATATCACTTAAGCAGTCATACAGTTGATGTTCCAACCACCATAAAGGAAACACATCTCCATTTCTTCATGCACGACATCATTTCCGGTAACAACCCATCTTCTGTCATTGTAGCAAAAGCAAACAGCACGGTTATCAAAGAAAGCAACAACATTGTCCCGTTTGGGGCAGTTTACGTGTTTGATGATCCACTAACGGAGGGGCCTGACCCGAATTCAAAGGTTATTGGTAATGGGCGTGGCTTGTATGCGTCAGTCAGCCGCGGGTCGGACTTGACCCTGATGTTCAATGGTGATTTAGAGTTTACGAGTGGCGAGTTTAATGGGAGTTCCATAAGTGTGGTTTCTAGAGATCCGTTGGTGTTGGTTAAGGAGCTGGCGGTCGTTGGTGGTAGAGGGAAGTTCAGGATGGCAAAGGGGTTTGTTTGGACTAATGCCGTTTACTTTAATGTTACAACAGGTGATGCAATTCTTGAATACAATGTGACCATTTTTCATTAA
- the LOC110913668 gene encoding dirigent protein 4-like, whose amino-acid sequence MGSHIVDVPTTIKETHLHFFLHDTLSGDNPTSVIVAQPNSTVIKDNNNIVPFGAVFVFDDLLTEGPDPKSKVIGSPRGLYALASRGSDLTLIFNGDLEFTSGEFNGSSIVVVCRDPLVAVKEMAVVGGRGKFRMAQGFIWAKAIYFNVTTGDGILEWNVTIFHQ is encoded by the exons ATGG gtAGTCATATAGTTGATGTTCCGACCACCATAAAGGAAACCCATCTCCATTTCTTCTTGCACGACACCCTTTCTGGTGACAACCCAACCTCCGTCATTGTAGCACAACCAAACAGCACGGTTATCAAAGATAACAACAATATTGTCCCTTTTGGGGCAGTCTTCGTGTTTGATGACCTACTCACCGAGGGGCCCGACCCAAAGTCAAAGGTTATTGGCAGCCCACGTGGATTGTACGCTTTAGCCAGTCGTGGGTCAGACTTGACCCTAATATTCAATGGTGATTTAGAGTTTACGAGTGGTGAGTTTAATGGGAGTTCCATAGTTGTTGTTTGTAGGGATCCGTTGGTGGCGGTTAAGGAGATGGCGGTCGTTGGTGGTAGAGGCAAGTTCAGGATGGCACAAGGGTTTATTTGGGCTAAAGCCATCTACTTTAATGTTACAACTGGTGATGGTATTCTTGAATGGAATGTCACCATTTTTCATCAATAA